Within the Enterobacter roggenkampii genome, the region TGCCGATCGTGACCGTCGCGATCCCGATCTCCGCCCCGCTGGCGCAAATCCTGATGCGCAGCCTGGACCAGGTGGCGACGCAGCCGTTTGTCGCCGTGGCCCGCGCCAAAGGGCTGAGTGAAACCGCCGTCCTGTGGCGTCACGTCACCGGCAACGCCCTGCTGCCGGTACTCAATATTGCCGGGTTGCTGCTGGGCGAGCTGATTGCCGGAGCGCTAATCACCGAAACCGTATTTGGCCGCAGCGGGCTCGGGCAGCTGACCCAGCAGGCGGTAAATAACCAGGACATCGCCGTGCTTCAGGCGGTGGTGATGATTTCCGCCCTCGGCTTTGTCCTGATCAATCTGCTGGTGGACCTGCTGATGCCGCTGCTGGATCCCCGTCTGCAAACCGTTACCGGAGGTGCATCATGAGCCTGGTCGATTACGCTGCCGCGGCGCGAAAACGCGTTCCCGGCTGGCAGGGCGTCGCGTGGCAGCCGGGACTGTGGCTGGCGTGGGCGGTGATTATTCTCACGGTTTTTGCCGCCGTGGCGCCCGGCCTGTTAACCCACTACAGCCCGATTGAGGGCATCGCCGGAGCGCAACGTCTGGCGCCGCAGGCGGGCCACTGGCTCGGCACCGATCAGCTTGGCCGCGATGTTTACACCCGTATTGTGTACGGTGCGTCCCACTCCCTGAGCGCGGCGCTCGCTGCCGTCACGATGGGGCTGGTGGTGGGCACCGGTCTCGGGGTGATCGCCGGGGCGTTCGCCGGACGCGTCGAGTCTTTCCTGATGCGTTTTGTCGACGTGCTGTTGTCCATTCCGTCTCTGCTGCTCTCGCTGACGGTCATTATTCTGCTCGGGTTTGGCACCGTTAACGCCGCCATTGCCGTCGGCGTGGCCTCCATTGCCAGCTTCGCCCGCCTCGCGCGCGGTGAAGTGGTGCGC harbors:
- a CDS encoding ABC transporter permease, with translation MSLVDYAAAARKRVPGWQGVAWQPGLWLAWAVIILTVFAAVAPGLLTHYSPIEGIAGAQRLAPQAGHWLGTDQLGRDVYTRIVYGASHSLSAALAAVTMGLVVGTGLGVIAGAFAGRVESFLMRFVDVLLSIPSLLLSLTVIILLGFGTVNAAIAVGVASIASFARLARGEVVRIRHTDYVEAAFGSGGTFLAVLWRHILPNALTAVLAFATLQFGQAILALSTLSFLGYGTPPPVPEWGLLIAEGRNYLSTAWWLTTFPGVVVIAVVLATNRISQQFSGGLK